The DNA sequence TAAATTGGTCATAACTCAGTTCAAGACTTTTCAACATGTCATATTGACTTCTGAATTCCTTGCTGTTTATTCTTTGATAATTAGCCTGGTCAGCTTCTCTAGTCACCAATTTTTCAGTTTTGTAAGTTTGAAATTTCACTACATCAGCCCCAGCTTCACAGGCAGCATCGATTAATTGATACGCCAGCTCCATAGAACCATTGTGGTTGACGCCAGCTTCAGCTATAATAAGTGACTGTTTTTTCCTCATTAGGAGAGCCCTCCTTTATATTCATAAAAAGGTTGATTTATTATCAATGGGTTATCCTTTAATACTTCCCACATTTTCACAGCGCTTGTCCCGTCACCAAATATTTCTACGTTCGATTCTGCAAAGTCAAATAGAAGTGCATCAGATATGGCTCCTTTGATAGATTCGCTGTCGTCTTGAGAATCAATTACAGAAGGGGGACGCTGTCTTCCCTTCTGTCGTTCACCAATATTAACACTAGCTGTACTTAAATAAGGAGCCTCTAATAGTGCACTTGATGAGTTGCCGAGCACTACGTCAGCCTCTTTTAGTACAGACAAATATCTGAGTTGGCCTAACGAATCAAATAGATATCTATTGTCTGGTGATTCATTAACAAAATTGGATATTGCTTGATTAATTTTTCTGCCGTTTTCGTCGCTATTTGCTTTTGTGAATATGATAGTCGTATTTTCATAATCATCAAAGGCATTTAATAATTCGACAATAGAGGATGCAGGGTCTTTTTTCATCGTCTCAGGATGATACGCTACGACAAATACTTGATCACTCCAATTAATCCCTAATTCAACAGCCAAGTCCTCTTTATTTAATAAATCCATATTCTTTATATTGTCAATACCAGCGGCACCAACAACAAACACACTTTCCGGATTTTCACCCATTTGAATAATTCGTTCTTTATGAAGGTCACTAGAAGGGAAATGAATTGTTGCCATTTTAGTAATAGCATGTCTAATAGCATCATCATAAGCACCTAAAGTTGTTTCGCCCCCATGAATATGAGCAATGGGAATTTTTTGAACTAGCGCAACAGAAGCTATAGATAAAAGCTCATAACGATCTCCTAATAGTACAATGACGTCCGGTTGTAATCGATTGAGCACCTCAGAAAAACCAATTGTTCCTATTCCTATTGATTTAGAGATAGCTGTAGAAGTGTCACTTGATAGAAGCATTTCTACTTTTTCATTAATCACATACCCATCCTCTTCAATTACTTTATACGTTAAACCGTGTTCATAAGATAAATGTGATCCTGTCACCACCAGTTGAAATTCAAGATCGGGATCCCCATGAACTTTTTTAATTAAAGGGGATAGTAAACCGTATTCTGCTCTTGACCCAGTTACAATACAAATTTTCCTCTTCTCCATCTAACGAGCCCCCAAACTAGCGCTGCTTGGGATATTGATAATTCGCCTCTCTAAACTTTCTGCACAAGTGAGGTCCATTGCAGGACAACCTTTAAACATCGGCAGATGATTCATTAACGTCCAAACTGGTCTAGCCATAAAGTTACTGTCGTTACTTATTTGTAGAAGCTCATCACGAATAGCTTCATGATCCTCATCTAAAATCAAGGCGTTTAGCCAGTAATTTGAATAAGTGTTTTCTGTTTCTTCTTTGAATGATATCCCTTCAACTATTTTGAAAGCAGTTATATATTTTTGAGCTAACTTGCGTTTTCGCTCTAAAAAGTTTGGTACTTTCTCTAACTGAGCACAACCTAGTGCCGCATTTATATTTGGCATACGATAGTTGAAACCCACTTGATCATGGAAATATTCCCATTTATGCGGTACTTTAGCAGTAGTCGTAATGTGTTTTGCCCTATCAGCCAAATGATCATCATTCGTTAGAATTGCCCCGCCACCCCCTGTGGTCATAATCTTATTTCCATTAAAACTCATGGCCGAAAGTTTTCCAAATGAACCTGTATGTTGACCTTTATAATAAGATCCTAAGGATTCAGCTGCATCTTCTATGAGCTCAATATGGTACTGCTGGCAAACTTCAATTAAAGGATCCATGTCAACAGAGTGACCAAATGTATGCATTGGAATGATAGCTTTAATGCGTCTCCCTGTGTTCTTGTTAAAGCATTCATTATTTTTCACAATAGCTATTTCTGCTAAATAATTTTTTAATTTGAAAGGGTCGACTCCCAAAGTCTCTTCTTCACTATCTACAAAATGAGGGATAGCTTGACAATAACTAACAGCATTGGCAGTGGCAATAAATGTAAGACTAGGGATAAGTACTTCGTCGTCTTTCTTTATGCCAATCAGTGTAAGTGACACATGCAAAGCAGCAGTTCCATTAACCACTGCAACTGCTCTTTTTACTCCAGTGAATTCAGCAAGATCGTTTTCAAAACGATCAACGTACTTACCTACAGAAGATACGAATGTAGAATCAATTGTATCTTTTACATATTCCCATTCATTACCTTGAAAAGAAGGCTCATGTAGGGGAATGAAGTTACTATCTTCAGATATAACCTTACGGATTGCTGTAATAGTTTCTTGTACCAGTTTACTCATATGTTATACACATCGGCTTTGTATTGTTTAAGGTTTTCCGGGTCAGCAAACCACTCTGCTGTTTCTCGGATTCCTTTTTTGAATCCTTCTCTATTTCCGTAATTAGGCACCCAGTTCAGTATTTTTTTTGCTTTTTGGTTATCTGCCCATAAACGTTCTACTTCGCTTTTACTAGGTCTCAATCTTTCTTCATCTGTGATTATGTTGATTTCTTTATTCATTGCTTCCCCAATCAATTCTGCAGTTTCCTTAATAGAAATTTCGTAATTACTTCCAATATTAATTACTTCTCCAACAGACTTTTCAGATTCTCCAATTGCTATGAAGCCATCTACAGTATCTTTCACGTAATTAAAGTCTCTTGTCGGGTAAAGAGCTCCCAATTTAATATCTTTTTTATTACTTGCAAGCTGGCTAATAATTGTAGGAATGACTGCCCTTGCAGACTGTCTAGGCCCATATGTATTAAAAGGTCTGATAGTTGCAATGGGGGTATCGAATGACAAGTAATAAGACATCGCTATTTGATCAGCCCCAATTTTCGATGCTGAATAAGGCGACTGTCCTTGAAGTGGATGCCCTTCATCAATAGGAACATATTGAGCCGTACCATATACTTCGCTCGTTGATGTGTGAACAACTTTGGAAACTCCTAATTCTCTTGCAGCTTGAACAACGTTTAACGTTCCATTGATATTAGTATCTACATACGTCGCAGGTGAGTGATAGGAATAAGGAATAGCAATTAGAGCTGCCAGATGGTATACGGTATCGCAACCTTTCATAGCTTCTTTTACACCAAAAGGATCTCGAACATCACCAGAAAAAACTTCTATTTTGTCAATAATATCTTCAGGGGCATTATCTAACCAGCCCCAAGAGTTAAAGGAATTATAATAAACAAAAGCTTTTACATCATATCCTTGTCGAACCAATTCCTCAGTTAAATGAGAGCCTATAAAACCATCAGCTCCAGTTACTAAAATTTTCTTAATCATATTCATTCCAACCTCCATTTTTTTGTAATTACCTTATGCAACAGTATAATTTAATTAGTACCATTATAATTACTGGTATTTTTTGATTATTCAATACCATTCTTTAAACTATATAGTTAACTTTGAATATAAATCTAGTTTTTTTAGCAATGGTATATAGTTTTATTCAATAATTACCAAGATTTGAATTCACTTAGTAATTTCTTTAATGTGGTCATGAATTTCACACCACATCGAGGCATAAAATAACCTTTTTTGAGGATGCACAATATATAATTTCTCATATTGCAGATACAATTTTTCATTAATTTCTAACAATTGTTCTTGGCTCTTAAAATTACTTTTCATTTCATTTAATATGATTGGTTTTTTTCCTAATAGAGAAGCCATAGATGATACAGTGTCCATCATCTTTTTATTATCTATAATCTCTTTAGTTGCTATAAATAAAGCAGGTTTACGAAAAAGAACAGCATAATTAATAGCGGTACTGTAATGTGATAAGACAAACTCACTATTCTTAACAAGTTCAACAGTTTCATCGAAATAGATATTTCGACCACCAAAGTTACTAGACATATTCTTAGATCGAGGATGACCGGCAATTACTACTTTTATGTTTAAATTCTCTTCCAAATAATCAAAAAAACTATTTACTTCTTCATAATAATTTTCGCTGCTTATAGCGGATCCATTCAATATTAAGTCTCGATGCCCTGGTAAATTTTGATCTAAAAAAACTGCATATTTACTACTTTTAAACCTTATATTTGGTCTAGTGTCCGAACTCGAATGTAAATATTTTTCAAAATCATAAGAATGTAAAAATAAAACAGATGTTTTATTTTTATCGATTATATCAATATATTTATGTTGTGTTGCCCCTCCAACAGCAATAAAGTTTGCTGGAGAAACATAAGTTTTGAATAGTATTTTTTTAACTATTTTCTTCGCTTTTATTTTAAGAGCGGTATTTTCTAAATTTTTCTGAGGTACATAGTTATTACTTATATAAAAATAAGGTATTTTCTTTTTACTTATTAATCTATAAAATTGTATGGTTTTAAAAGTGAATGGAAAGCTACTCGAGCAGCATATAATACTTTCTTTATTCAATTTTTCGATATATTCAATAAGTTCATGTTTTTTTTCGATATTGATATACCTAAAAATTTTAGCGTGATTAGAAATATCTTTTTTATAATTTATCGGATTCATTATTGCACTTACATCTAAAATTTCAACATTTAAACCTTGATTATAAAAACTATACAGTCCATATTTCTCATAATCAATCACTGACAATTTTTTACCTGTAATCAATATAATTTTATTTATCATTTATAGCTCCTATTCATTTAATTTAATTCCAAATTTAAGTTTCTTTACTTTAATAAGTAAGTAACCCTAACTTGAACTAGAAAATTTATAAAATTTTATGTCTATAGGCAAATGATAATTTATGTAAGAATGAAAAATGCTTAATTGTTAGTCCCTTTAAATTAAACCCTTAATATACATCCACTAAATATTTATACTGTGTTACCTTCTACTTTTTTATAGGAATTTTATCTAAATTTTTAATTATCACAAAAATTAATAACCCTATCCACCAATACTTATAATATAAAATATCGTTGCCAATACCTAAAAATGTGAATATGAATGCAAACCAAATTAGAGGAAATTTCATTTCATTATTTTGAAAGGCACTTTTCATAATTAATAAAATTAAAGTCCCCCACAATAATAAACCTAAAACTCCATATTCTACTAGTATACTTATATAAATATTATGCGGAGAATTTTCTATACCATAATATTTTGTATAAATATCACTTGATGAGTTAACTCCTCCTCCAACGGCTGCTGTAGAAGCTAAAATATCTGTATATCTTTCCCATATAATTGTTCTACCTGCTGTGGCATCATCGCGATCTCCGGATACTAGCTCTGAAATTTCTGCAATTCTGTTTAGCCTTTCAGAAGCTCCTGTTTCTACTATAACAACTGATATTCCCCACCCAATTATAGATATTATAGAAGTAGTGATTAATAGTTTTTTTATATGCATAGAGTTCAGCCGTTTAAAGTTAATTGTTCTATTCACTGTAATCTCTGTTATAAAATAAATAATTATTGTTATTATTAAAGAAACACTTAATGCCAAAATAGAGGTTCTTCCTTGGGTTAGAATTAATATAAATATCATAGTGCCCGCGGAAAGTACAGCTGTGATTTTACCTGGGGTTTTCGATTTATTATATACCACATAACAAGCTACAATTGCCCAAGTTAAAAAAGCAGCGTACCAAGAAGGGTTTAATCCTCCTATAATAGTAAACCGATCAATTAATAATCCATTTCTGATTATTGAGTATATACCTATAGTTAATGCACCAAAAATATAATACCATAGTAAATAAATAACATATATATTACGTGAATTTATCAAGGTATAAATATGTATAATTGTTAAAAAGTAGCTCCAAATTGTAATGACTTCAATTAATCCTCCATTTATATCCGTAGTCCATATAAGAGTAAAAGTTGCATATATCAGTAAAATAAAAAGAGGAATTAAAAACTTCGGTGCTTTAAGCTTTGGAGAAGAGTCACTACAAATAAGTACGAAATGAATTAGAATTGATAAACCGAGAAATAAGAATGAGGGAGAAATCGGGAAATTTAATTCCAATAAGAAAAAACCATCCCATGGTATTAAAAACAGGTAAACTCCTATTAAAACTGTTAGAATTCTTTTCATTATTTTACCCCTTTGTTATTTCCAACCATATATAGAAATTCTCTTATTTGCTGCCAGAATTTTTTACAATTGATTAATTTAACTTTTTGATCACCTGTTTTTTAGAAATGATGTGAATGACTTTACGCTGTTCTCAACAGTATATTCTTTTTTTATTAAATCAGATAATTGTTTTCCTTTACTAACAATAGTAGAAGGGGAACTTTTAAAGAAATTAATTGTCTTATCTACTTCTTTATCATTTCCCCAGTCAATAAAAAATTGTTCAGTTTTTTCTGCAATAACATATTCCGGTGCATGGCTACTTTGATTGTCAATAATTATTGGCCTACCATATTGTCCAGCCGTAACTACTAACAAACCTACATGTCCAGGATTTGCAACAATATGCGACCACTTAAAATGATGCTCTAATTCTTCCCCAGTTTTCGCTCCATAGATAGATACTCTATTTAGGAGGTTGTTTTCTCTTACTTTTTTTTGCAATGTTTCCATTCCAGGCCCTATCAACCTTAGATTGACATCCTCTCTTCGTTTAGCTAAATAAATCAATCTTTCTATTTTCTTTCTCTTCTGATATCTACCGACAAATAAAATGTTAATCATCTTATTATTGATATTTTTCAAAGGTAAAATTTTTATATCTTCTAACTTTACCGACGTATTATTAAAAGATTGGATATCAACATTAATTCCATCTTTTTTAAGCTTTTCTACATATTCTGTAGTATATGTTAATACTCCATCACTGCTATTAAGAAATACTTTCCTTAGAAATTTAACTAAAAAATTAGTGTTATTTCCGTAAATATGCCCTACCCATATCCAATTTGTTTTTCTTGAAAATAATTTATACCATAAAAATATAATCAACCTATGGGGATATCTCAAACTATAAAATGCAAATATAGTGTCCCATTGATTTTTTGATGCCAAGTTAATTTCTTTAGGTACAATACTTATTTTAAAAAATTTTTCAACAATTTTAATTGATTTTGTATTTATTAATTTATATGAATTGTTTTGATTTTCTTTTAAAGAAATAAGATTTAACTTTTCAAGGTCTAAACTGGTGACAGTTAAACTACAATCTTTAGAAAGTTGTTTTATTAATTCTTCTCTATAATGAGGTATGAAAGCACTTAAAAATAATACTTTATTCACCGTGAAATCACCAACTTTTTTAATTTCAATATTTATTCACCCATTAGATTCTGCAACCAATCAAATTTTAAATGTAGTAGGTATAAAATTTTCCTTATATGAATTGACTAACTAAATAAAAAGTATATTACATATGAATTCTTATACTAATGTTTCTATCCATTTTAATATGTTGTCCGCTCTCTCTTTTATGTCAAACTTTTTGCTATGCAAAAGTGCATTATTTGACATTCTTTCTCTCAGTTTTCGATTTTCATGTAAAGTTAAAACGGCATCTCTTATTTGTGAAGAATCATTAGAGTTAATTCGAATTGATACATCTTCATTTAATATATCATTATTAAAACTTTCTTCAGAAGATATTATTGGCAAACCACAAGCCATTGCTTCAATAATTGAATTACAGCAACCTTCAGCTAAAGTGGGTAGTACAAATACATCTGTTGCAGACAGAACCTCTGCAATTTCAGCATGATCAACTATCCCTTTAAAAAGTACATTTTCTCCTTCTAATTCTAATGGCCCTTGACCAATAAATACAATTCCTATTTCTTTATTATCTTGTAGGGCATCTAATATTCTATTAGGCCCCTTCCTATTAATAAAGTGACCTACAAAAGAGATAATTGTTTTATTAGGGGGTAAATTATACTTTTTCCTCATTTCATTTTTATTATGTGGTTTAAATTTTGTGGAATCAATACCATTTGGAAACGTCTTAATATTATTAAGAGGGATCTGTAACTTTTCATTGCAAAACCTTTTATTACTTTCTGATACTGAAATAATACCTTTTACATTTTGAAAATCCTCAATTGCCTCATTTATTCCAACACTTTTTTTTAGTGTACTAAAGTTTGATTCTCCCGTCGCTATGAAAGCGGGCACCTCCAATTTCTCCCCTATCTCTACTCCAATATAACCACTAGGATATAAAAAATGTGAATATACAATTGTCGGCTTTTCATCCAAAAGACTCAAACCTCGAAACACCGCTTTTCTATAAGAACTTCTTGTAAAACTATTTGTATCTATATTGAACAATTTTTTATTAGAGAATGAGACATATTTGGGAGATATAACTGTTATTGGATTATTATTAACATAGTAATCCTTAAACACCCTTGGCTCATATAATGCTTTTTTATAATTCAGTACTGAAATAGGACTTATAACTGTACATTTTATTCCATTTTCAGAAAAAGCGCGGATTATTTCCTGGACAAAGGTTCCTCTGTGAGGAGTTAATTTTGATGGGTATACAGAGGTGATAATAAGAAAATGGTTCATTCTTAACCGCCTTTCGAATATTAATACACTGTTTTGATATATGATTAATGACACCACTTTAATTGAAATCATAAGCCATTTTAAAATAAAAATTAATTACTTAACTTCTGCAAATCTATTTTCGAATAGCTTTATATTAGATCTATAAATTAACAGTATTTTTTATACTTATAATAGTTATTCTATTATAATACATTTAATAATTAGAGTTTAATCAAATTAATAATTTTTCATGATTTCTGATTTCTCTATGAATAATGACTTTAGCCTTGTTTTAATTTTAACCTCTTCTTTTTCTATAGTGTCCATAATTTTAATTTTATGTGTAGATATATTATCAAGTACTTCACTACTTTCTTCTATTAAATCCGTAGCTTTATCCTCAACCAATTTATAAGGAAGTTCAAATTTTTCCATTAGTCCAGGATTCTTAAAACCCCATTGCTTTTCAAAATAACCAATAGAAGGTGTGTTTGTTGATAATGCAAGTATTATAGAGTGAAGTCGCATGCCAATTAAAAGATTGCAATTTCTGTAAATTTCTCTTAAAACAAGTGTATCATATTCTTCTATGAAAGTTATTCTCCCCGTGCTTTTATACTCATTATAGATTTGCTGAGTAACATTTATATCCTTCCTTGTTTGGACAATTAAAATCACTTCATAATTACTTTTACTTATATAATGCTCTAACGTTTTTCTAATTACATCTAATATCTCATTTTTTTTACTTGTACTAAGTTCTCCTAAATCGCCTACAACTTGGGTTCTCAATGTAAAAGCAATTTTAGAGGATGTCTTATTAAAGGTATCATTATATTTTTTTTGAAACTCTTGTTTTGCTTTATCATTATCTTTTATAAAAAAAGCTAGATCTATAGACTCTTCTATTTTTGATTCAGGAAACATTTCACTTAAATATTGGTAGCTCTTATCTTCTCTAGTAAAAATTTGCTTTGCCTCATTTAAATTACTACTTAAAAGTTTTTTTCCTCTTTTATTAATTACAGAAGCAGAGTGAGGCAACATTATATATGGGACTTTTTTTTCATAAGCTTTTTTTAAAGGGTACATCAATGCTCTGAGCCTTGCATAATCTATTAAAGATTCCGACCTAAGCAAGTTACCTCCATTAAAAATAATAAAGTCTGAGGAAGTTAGTAATTGGATAAATTTCTGATCTTCATTTAGACCAACAGTTTTTATATAGCCATTAAAATGATTCGAGATAGACTTAAGTTTGCCTTCATCTCTATTATATTTAAAAGGTCCTCCAAACAATTGAACAGTGGGATAATATTCATTAATATAATGTTTGCTTTTTTGATACTCTATATCAGTTTCATCAGATTTAGAGAAAGCCTTTATTCGAACACCTAAATCTAGTAGTAGATCAAAGGCGCCTAAGTTAATTGCCATATCTCCACTATTTTTTAATCCATATGTGTATATTAACGACACAGTCTTCATCAATTTATGCTCCTAATTACTAATTTTTTAACTACTATTGCTTTGTATCGTATTTTTCTATTAAATATCTATATGATTATATTTATTAATTTTAAAGGGATTTACACTAGTCAATTAACAATAAAAAACTATTTATATATTTTACTTATTAGAGTACACATTTTAATTGCTTCTAGTTTCGCCCTGAAAATTAATATTACTTTTTCTTTAATTTAATAAACTATATAATTCTATAATTTATAAAATCCTTCAATTGAACATATATTTTTCGTATCAAGAACTAACATGTCTTTTATGAGGTCCATATTATTTTTAATATGATCATGCCCTACCATAACCACCACTATCTCTACTTCGTTGATAAAGTCCTCAAAATTTATAAATTGGTGATCAACCATTCTACTTTTTACATGTGGATCAAATACTTTAACTCCGAAAGCTAAATGTTCATCCATTCTTTCTAATAATTGAAGAGTTGGGCTTTCTCTCGTGTCATCAACATTTTCTTTATAGGACAGCCCATATAAACCCACCTTAGAAATATCTTTAATATTATGTTCTCTCATAATATCTCTGATCCTTCCCAGTACATGTCTAGGCATAGAATCGTTGATTTTTCGGGCGGTTAAAATAAGGTTGGTTAAATCGGGGTAGTCTCCAACTAAGAACCATGGATCTACTGATATGCAATGACCGCCAACACCAGGACCGGGATGCAGAATATTAACGCGCGGATGCTTGTTTGCAATTCTCGTTATTTCATGGACATCCATATCATCCGTCCGGCATATTTTAGCCAATTCATTTGCAAAAGCAATGTTAACATCTCGATATGTATTCTCTATAACTTTCGACATTTCTGCCGACCTTATATCTGTCAATACGATTTCCGACTTACAAAATCTTGCATATATATCTTTGACTTTATCACTTATTTCCCGATCATCTGCACCAATAGTTCTCGAATTGTGCTCCAGTTCGTATATCATATTTCCCGGGGTTATTCTTTCAGGAGCGTGAACTAAATGGACATCTGATCCGATTACGAATCCCCTTTTTTCAATTTCAGGACGGATAAATTTATCTACAGAACCAGGAGATATCGTAGATTCAATAATTATTGTGGTTCCTTTTTCACATACCTCAAGAACATTGTTCACTGCTGAGATAACAAATTTCGGATCCAATTTCTTCGTTGCATTAGTAAAGGGAGTCGGAACTGCCAGAATATACATGTCTGTTTTCTGATAATCCGTGGTAAATGTAATTTTATTCGATAGAGCTTCTTTAAAAAGCTCTTCTAAGCCATCTTCTTCAAAAGTAAGCTTGCCTTCTTTCAAAGAGTTCACCAGGTCATTGTTAACATCTGTACCTACTACCTCCACTCCATTTTTAGCAAGCATTAAGGCTGTGGGCAAACCGATGTAACCGAGTCCAATTATATTAATCATAACAACAACTTCTCCTTCATTAATTTTTAATTTCCTGCTTGATGCCTTCTTCAAAGCTGAGTGGATGATAATTAAGATCCTGCTTAGCTTCTTCATGGGAAAAATCTTTATTTTCATTTAGTCTTAATACCTGCTCTGCCTTTAATTTAGGATTTTTTGATACCTTTTCATAAGCTCTGAGCAGACCGTAACTCACCTTCATTGGTATATGTATTTTAATCACTCTTTTTCCTAAAGCTTCGGCAGTGCGATCAATAACTTCATTGAATGTAAGTGCCTCCGCGCCGGAGACGTTATAAGCTTTGCCCACGCTTAGAGGACGCTTATAAGCTTTTACGATAGCATAAGCCAGGTCTCTTACATGGACCGGTTGCTGCAAATAAGTTCCATCACCCAATACCGGAATGACCCTTA is a window from the Alkalicoccus halolimnae genome containing:
- the neuC gene encoding UDP-N-acetylglucosamine 2-epimerase, giving the protein MEKRKICIVTGSRAEYGLLSPLIKKVHGDPDLEFQLVVTGSHLSYEHGLTYKVIEEDGYVINEKVEMLLSSDTSTAISKSIGIGTIGFSEVLNRLQPDVIVLLGDRYELLSIASVALVQKIPIAHIHGGETTLGAYDDAIRHAITKMATIHFPSSDLHKERIIQMGENPESVFVVGAAGIDNIKNMDLLNKEDLAVELGINWSDQVFVVAYHPETMKKDPASSIVELLNAFDDYENTTIIFTKANSDENGRKINQAISNFVNESPDNRYLFDSLGQLRYLSVLKEADVVLGNSSSALLEAPYLSTASVNIGERQKGRQRPPSVIDSQDDSESIKGAISDALLFDFAESNVEIFGDGTSAVKMWEVLKDNPLIINQPFYEYKGGLS
- a CDS encoding LegC family aminotransferase, encoding MSKLVQETITAIRKVISEDSNFIPLHEPSFQGNEWEYVKDTIDSTFVSSVGKYVDRFENDLAEFTGVKRAVAVVNGTAALHVSLTLIGIKKDDEVLIPSLTFIATANAVSYCQAIPHFVDSEEETLGVDPFKLKNYLAEIAIVKNNECFNKNTGRRIKAIIPMHTFGHSVDMDPLIEVCQQYHIELIEDAAESLGSYYKGQHTGSFGKLSAMSFNGNKIMTTGGGGAILTNDDHLADRAKHITTTAKVPHKWEYFHDQVGFNYRMPNINAALGCAQLEKVPNFLERKRKLAQKYITAFKIVEGISFKEETENTYSNYWLNALILDEDHEAIRDELLQISNDSNFMARPVWTLMNHLPMFKGCPAMDLTCAESLERRIINIPSSASLGAR
- a CDS encoding NAD-dependent 4,6-dehydratase LegB, producing MNMIKKILVTGADGFIGSHLTEELVRQGYDVKAFVYYNSFNSWGWLDNAPEDIIDKIEVFSGDVRDPFGVKEAMKGCDTVYHLAALIAIPYSYHSPATYVDTNINGTLNVVQAARELGVSKVVHTSTSEVYGTAQYVPIDEGHPLQGQSPYSASKIGADQIAMSYYLSFDTPIATIRPFNTYGPRQSARAVIPTIISQLASNKKDIKLGALYPTRDFNYVKDTVDGFIAIGESEKSVGEVINIGSNYEISIKETAELIGEAMNKEINIITDEERLRPSKSEVERLWADNQKAKKILNWVPNYGNREGFKKGIRETAEWFADPENLKQYKADVYNI
- a CDS encoding O-antigen ligase family protein, giving the protein MKRILTVLIGVYLFLIPWDGFFLLELNFPISPSFLFLGLSILIHFVLICSDSSPKLKAPKFLIPLFILLIYATFTLIWTTDINGGLIEVITIWSYFLTIIHIYTLINSRNIYVIYLLWYYIFGALTIGIYSIIRNGLLIDRFTIIGGLNPSWYAAFLTWAIVACYVVYNKSKTPGKITAVLSAGTMIFILILTQGRTSILALSVSLIITIIIYFITEITVNRTINFKRLNSMHIKKLLITTSIISIIGWGISVVIVETGASERLNRIAEISELVSGDRDDATAGRTIIWERYTDILASTAAVGGGVNSSSDIYTKYYGIENSPHNIYISILVEYGVLGLLLWGTLILLIMKSAFQNNEMKFPLIWFAFIFTFLGIGNDILYYKYWWIGLLIFVIIKNLDKIPIKK
- a CDS encoding glycosyltransferase, with the protein product MNKVLFLSAFIPHYREELIKQLSKDCSLTVTSLDLEKLNLISLKENQNNSYKLINTKSIKIVEKFFKISIVPKEINLASKNQWDTIFAFYSLRYPHRLIIFLWYKLFSRKTNWIWVGHIYGNNTNFLVKFLRKVFLNSSDGVLTYTTEYVEKLKKDGINVDIQSFNNTSVKLEDIKILPLKNINNKMINILFVGRYQKRKKIERLIYLAKRREDVNLRLIGPGMETLQKKVRENNLLNRVSIYGAKTGEELEHHFKWSHIVANPGHVGLLVVTAGQYGRPIIIDNQSSHAPEYVIAEKTEQFFIDWGNDKEVDKTINFFKSSPSTIVSKGKQLSDLIKKEYTVENSVKSFTSFLKNR
- a CDS encoding glycosyltransferase family 4 protein, which gives rise to MNHFLIITSVYPSKLTPHRGTFVQEIIRAFSENGIKCTVISPISVLNYKKALYEPRVFKDYYVNNNPITVISPKYVSFSNKKLFNIDTNSFTRSSYRKAVFRGLSLLDEKPTIVYSHFLYPSGYIGVEIGEKLEVPAFIATGESNFSTLKKSVGINEAIEDFQNVKGIISVSESNKRFCNEKLQIPLNNIKTFPNGIDSTKFKPHNKNEMRKKYNLPPNKTIISFVGHFINRKGPNRILDALQDNKEIGIVFIGQGPLELEGENVLFKGIVDHAEIAEVLSATDVFVLPTLAEGCCNSIIEAMACGLPIISSEESFNNDILNEDVSIRINSNDSSQIRDAVLTLHENRKLRERMSNNALLHSKKFDIKERADNILKWIETLV
- a CDS encoding polysaccharide pyruvyl transferase family protein, with product MKTVSLIYTYGLKNSGDMAINLGAFDLLLDLGVRIKAFSKSDETDIEYQKSKHYINEYYPTVQLFGGPFKYNRDEGKLKSISNHFNGYIKTVGLNEDQKFIQLLTSSDFIIFNGGNLLRSESLIDYARLRALMYPLKKAYEKKVPYIMLPHSASVINKRGKKLLSSNLNEAKQIFTREDKSYQYLSEMFPESKIEESIDLAFFIKDNDKAKQEFQKKYNDTFNKTSSKIAFTLRTQVVGDLGELSTSKKNEILDVIRKTLEHYISKSNYEVILIVQTRKDINVTQQIYNEYKSTGRITFIEEYDTLVLREIYRNCNLLIGMRLHSIILALSTNTPSIGYFEKQWGFKNPGLMEKFELPYKLVEDKATDLIEESSEVLDNISTHKIKIMDTIEKEEVKIKTRLKSLFIEKSEIMKNY
- a CDS encoding nucleotide sugar dehydrogenase, yielding MKIKIFPMKKLSRILIIIHSALKKASSRKLKINEGEVVVMINIIGLGYIGLPTALMLAKNGVEVVGTDVNNDLVNSLKEGKLTFEEDGLEELFKEALSNKITFTTDYQKTDMYILAVPTPFTNATKKLDPKFVISAVNNVLEVCEKGTTIIIESTISPGSVDKFIRPEIEKRGFVIGSDVHLVHAPERITPGNMIYELEHNSRTIGADDREISDKVKDIYARFCKSEIVLTDIRSAEMSKVIENTYRDVNIAFANELAKICRTDDMDVHEITRIANKHPRVNILHPGPGVGGHCISVDPWFLVGDYPDLTNLILTARKINDSMPRHVLGRIRDIMREHNIKDISKVGLYGLSYKENVDDTRESPTLQLLERMDEHLAFGVKVFDPHVKSRMVDHQFINFEDFINEVEIVVVMVGHDHIKNNMDLIKDMLVLDTKNICSIEGFYKL